A single region of the Marinobacter salinus genome encodes:
- the rlmKL gene encoding bifunctional 23S rRNA (guanine(2069)-N(7))-methyltransferase RlmK/23S rRNA (guanine(2445)-N(2))-methyltransferase RlmL: MNQELNLSQSVFFVTCPKGVEYLLADELKTFGLEPVRNAPAGVWAKGSLEGGYRTCLWSRLANRVILHIDEVDATSGDRLYDGVVHLDWQQHIPVNGSFRVTFLGQNEAIRNTQFGAQRVKDGIVDRFRVGGGQRPSSDAKAPDVVISARLNRGRLSLGIDLSGHSLHMRGYRTEKGLAPMKENLAAALLLRAGWPEIAREGGDFVDPMCGSGTLLIEAAMMALDLAPGRKSEGFGFEKWPGHQPELWLSLRQEAERRAHEGKQGKLPKFAGFDQDSRVIATARNNLQRAGLDGVIQLEVRQVADLALDGGWAETGLVLTNPPYGERLSERRELSALYRSLGESVKRVAPGWRLGVFTGAPEYGKSIGLRSYKQYRLFNGKLPAQLLLFEIDDASAMTPREPDIPGEITPRIANEERAAMLGNRLKKNMKTIGQWARKQGISCYRLYDADMPEFALAIDIYEGRVHVQEYAAPKSVDERSARERLAEALAVIPGALGIEREDMVTKQRQRQTGTSQYEKQEASGEFFQVHEHGCVLKVNLKDYLDTGLFLDHRPVRLWIQQHAKGQRFLNLFCYTGAATVHAAVGGASRSLSLDMSKTYVNWAEENLALNRADPKRHRVEQADCLAWLAEKPSPDQRFDLIFMDPPTFSNSARMAGVLDIQKDHGRLIRQAMARLNSEGLLIFSNNFRRFKLDEALEGEFEIEEVSKSTLDRDFQRNARIHRCWHIRHQD, encoded by the coding sequence ATGAATCAGGAGTTGAACTTGTCCCAATCTGTCTTTTTCGTAACCTGCCCGAAGGGCGTTGAATATCTTTTGGCAGACGAACTCAAAACGTTCGGGCTGGAGCCAGTTCGTAATGCGCCGGCCGGTGTCTGGGCGAAGGGCAGTCTGGAAGGCGGTTACCGTACGTGTCTTTGGTCACGGCTTGCGAACCGGGTCATCCTGCATATTGATGAGGTTGATGCCACCAGTGGTGACCGTCTGTATGACGGCGTGGTTCACCTGGACTGGCAACAGCATATTCCGGTTAATGGCAGTTTCCGGGTGACATTCCTTGGCCAAAACGAGGCCATTCGGAACACCCAGTTTGGTGCGCAGAGGGTGAAGGACGGCATAGTTGACCGGTTCCGGGTCGGCGGCGGGCAACGTCCATCGTCCGATGCAAAGGCGCCGGATGTCGTCATCTCGGCAAGGCTCAACCGTGGCCGGCTGTCCCTCGGGATAGACCTGAGCGGACACAGTCTTCACATGCGCGGTTATCGCACAGAGAAGGGCCTTGCACCCATGAAGGAAAACCTGGCTGCTGCTCTTTTGCTGCGTGCTGGCTGGCCTGAGATTGCCCGTGAGGGAGGTGATTTTGTCGATCCCATGTGTGGTTCCGGCACGTTGCTGATAGAGGCTGCGATGATGGCTCTGGATCTTGCGCCGGGGCGCAAGAGCGAGGGCTTCGGTTTTGAGAAGTGGCCAGGGCACCAGCCCGAATTATGGCTGTCTCTTCGCCAGGAAGCGGAGCGCCGCGCCCATGAGGGGAAGCAGGGCAAGTTGCCAAAGTTCGCGGGGTTCGATCAGGACAGCCGGGTTATTGCGACCGCCCGGAATAATCTTCAGCGGGCAGGGCTTGATGGTGTGATCCAGCTGGAAGTCCGGCAGGTAGCGGATCTGGCTCTTGATGGAGGCTGGGCCGAAACCGGTCTGGTGTTAACCAATCCCCCCTACGGCGAACGCCTGAGTGAGCGTCGGGAATTGTCTGCCCTTTATCGCTCGCTCGGGGAGTCCGTAAAGCGTGTCGCTCCTGGTTGGCGCCTGGGTGTGTTCACTGGAGCGCCGGAGTACGGTAAATCCATTGGTTTGCGGAGCTACAAGCAGTATCGCCTTTTCAACGGCAAGCTCCCGGCCCAGTTACTGTTATTCGAGATTGATGATGCCAGCGCGATGACGCCCAGGGAGCCGGACATTCCCGGCGAAATCACGCCACGCATTGCCAACGAGGAACGGGCGGCAATGCTCGGGAACCGACTTAAGAAAAACATGAAGACGATCGGGCAGTGGGCCCGCAAGCAGGGGATCAGTTGCTATCGCCTGTATGACGCTGACATGCCGGAGTTTGCCCTGGCCATTGATATTTACGAGGGAAGGGTTCACGTTCAGGAATATGCTGCTCCCAAGTCTGTTGATGAGCGCTCTGCCAGAGAGCGCCTCGCGGAGGCGTTGGCGGTTATTCCGGGTGCGCTGGGTATTGAACGCGAGGATATGGTGACAAAACAGCGCCAGCGCCAGACAGGCACGAGCCAGTACGAGAAGCAGGAGGCCAGCGGCGAGTTTTTTCAGGTGCATGAGCACGGATGTGTGCTGAAAGTGAATCTGAAAGACTACCTGGATACCGGCCTTTTTCTCGACCATCGTCCGGTGAGGCTCTGGATTCAGCAGCACGCGAAAGGTCAGCGGTTTCTGAACCTTTTCTGCTACACCGGTGCCGCGACAGTGCATGCGGCAGTCGGAGGCGCCAGCCGCTCTCTGAGTCTTGATATGTCAAAGACCTATGTGAATTGGGCGGAAGAAAATCTCGCGTTGAACCGTGCAGACCCGAAACGTCACCGGGTGGAACAGGCAGACTGTCTGGCCTGGTTGGCTGAGAAACCGTCCCCGGACCAGCGGTTTGATCTGATTTTCATGGATCCTCCCACTTTCTCCAATTCCGCCCGCATGGCGGGTGTGCTGGATATCCAGAAAGACCACGGCAGGCTTATTCGTCAGGCCATGGCCCGGCTGAACTCTGAAGGTTTGTTGATCTTCTCAAACAATTTCCGGCGCTTTAAGCTGGATGAGGCTCTGGAAGGCGAGTTCGAAATCGAAGAGGTGAGCAAAAGCACCCTTGATAGAGATTTTCAGCGGAACGCGAGAATCCATCGGTGCTGGCATATTCGCCACCAGGACTGA
- a CDS encoding outer membrane beta-barrel protein, with protein MRTSLLAALIAATMPTSPTATAQEKAREDMHYVGMLATAFNHRTVGELTNETGWGSGGTLIVGGHITDFFHAELRAGGGFKDADIPESDLTLSIDYFASWYLGMHYPITDSADIYGQFGFSYINGEGRLMNAEDSRNAQFRDLEGEFPGSSFSISWVAGLDFEVLDNTYLVFEGGKLFEDTGTNVNTFQFSGGLRYEF; from the coding sequence GTGAGAACATCCCTCCTCGCCGCGCTGATTGCGGCCACGATGCCCACATCTCCGACTGCAACGGCTCAGGAAAAAGCGCGGGAAGACATGCATTATGTTGGCATGCTGGCGACCGCTTTCAACCACCGCACCGTGGGCGAGCTCACCAACGAGACTGGCTGGGGCTCTGGCGGCACACTGATTGTCGGCGGTCACATCACTGACTTCTTTCACGCCGAGCTAAGGGCTGGCGGTGGTTTCAAGGATGCAGACATCCCCGAAAGTGACCTGACTCTTTCCATCGACTACTTCGCCAGCTGGTACCTCGGCATGCACTACCCCATCACCGATTCGGCCGACATTTACGGGCAGTTTGGCTTTTCCTACATCAACGGAGAAGGCAGACTCATGAACGCCGAAGATAGTCGGAATGCCCAGTTCCGGGATCTTGAAGGGGAATTCCCGGGCAGCAGTTTCAGCATAAGCTGGGTTGCCGGTCTGGACTTTGAAGTTCTCGACAACACCTACCTGGTTTTCGAAGGCGGAAAACTGTTCGAAGATACCGGAACGAACGTGAATACGTTTCAGTTCTCCGGTGGTCTGCGTTACGAATTCTGA
- a CDS encoding arylesterase, which translates to MHTARRSARSILLVFLAFFSAHSLASQNTLLILGDSLSAAYGVPSETAWVQLLKQRLQNNGLAQWQVINASISGETTDGGARRLPRLIEENNPDVVIIELGGNDGLRGFPPNVIESNLASMITLVQKSGARAVLVGMQIPPNYGQRYTSTFADIFPKLSDRFDTALVPFFLEGIYDQEALMQEDGIHPTDEAQSQLLENVWPVLKPVLR; encoded by the coding sequence ATGCATACGGCACGACGGTCCGCCAGATCAATCCTTTTGGTATTTCTCGCTTTTTTCTCCGCGCACTCGCTCGCCAGCCAGAACACGCTGCTTATTCTGGGTGACAGCCTGAGTGCCGCTTACGGTGTTCCTTCCGAAACCGCCTGGGTCCAGTTACTCAAACAGCGCCTGCAAAACAATGGCTTGGCGCAATGGCAGGTCATTAATGCCAGCATCAGTGGTGAGACTACCGATGGCGGTGCCAGGCGGCTACCCAGGCTGATTGAGGAAAACAATCCGGACGTCGTCATCATAGAGCTGGGCGGCAATGACGGACTGCGCGGGTTCCCGCCCAACGTCATCGAGTCCAACCTGGCCTCCATGATCACGCTGGTCCAGAAGTCCGGCGCCAGAGCCGTACTGGTGGGCATGCAGATACCACCCAACTATGGCCAACGTTATACCAGCACGTTCGCGGATATCTTCCCGAAACTCTCGGACCGGTTCGACACCGCTCTGGTTCCCTTCTTTCTGGAAGGTATCTACGATCAGGAAGCCCTGATGCAGGAAGACGGCATCCACCCGACAGACGAGGCACAATCACAGCTTCTTGAAAATGTCTGGCCCGTTCTCAAGCCAGTGCTTCGTTAG
- a CDS encoding quinone-dependent dihydroorotate dehydrogenase, whose amino-acid sequence MYGVIRNLLFRLPPERAHNIALNGLDIANRLGLLGTLAPKIDALPVNVMGLDFPNPVGLAAGLDKNADHLDALGTLGFGFIEVGTVTPVAQPGNPKPRMFRLPEHQAIINRMGFNNEGLDHLLDRVDRRRYQGVLGINVGKNKDTPNEESESDYRKGISAVYSRADYITVNVSSPNTPGLRDLQFGDSLKALLQAIKSEQAGCEKRFGRYVPIAVKIAPDMDDEGIRFMASALRESGLDGVIATNTTVSREAVSGHRHAGEAGGLSGAPVRAASLRVIQGLYAELGESLPIIGVGGITDGESAAEKIRAGAKLVQVYTGFIYRGPELIREAVDAIRKVSAES is encoded by the coding sequence ATGTACGGCGTTATCCGCAACCTGCTTTTCAGGCTCCCACCGGAGCGGGCCCATAATATTGCATTAAATGGTCTTGATATCGCTAACCGGCTTGGTTTGCTGGGAACTCTTGCGCCGAAGATAGATGCATTACCGGTGAATGTTATGGGTCTGGATTTTCCGAACCCCGTCGGGCTTGCAGCAGGGCTGGATAAAAACGCCGATCATCTTGACGCTCTGGGGACGCTGGGCTTCGGCTTTATTGAGGTCGGGACGGTCACGCCTGTCGCACAGCCTGGTAACCCGAAACCACGGATGTTTCGGTTGCCGGAACACCAGGCCATCATTAACCGCATGGGCTTCAACAATGAAGGCCTCGATCATTTGCTGGATCGGGTTGACAGGCGTCGCTACCAGGGCGTGCTGGGCATTAATGTGGGTAAGAATAAGGACACGCCGAACGAGGAGTCCGAGTCCGACTATCGCAAAGGCATTTCAGCGGTATACAGCCGGGCTGACTACATCACCGTGAACGTCTCGTCGCCCAACACTCCAGGGTTGCGTGATCTCCAATTCGGCGATTCGCTGAAAGCATTGCTGCAGGCAATCAAGAGCGAGCAGGCCGGATGTGAGAAGCGATTCGGCCGTTACGTGCCGATTGCGGTCAAAATTGCACCGGATATGGATGACGAAGGAATTCGCTTTATGGCCTCCGCTCTTCGCGAGAGTGGTCTGGATGGTGTTATCGCCACAAACACCACCGTCAGTCGTGAGGCCGTCAGCGGCCACCGACATGCAGGTGAGGCTGGCGGGCTGAGCGGCGCACCGGTTCGCGCTGCCTCGCTCCGGGTTATCCAGGGGCTTTATGCCGAGTTGGGTGAGTCACTGCCGATTATTGGCGTCGGCGGTATCACCGATGGAGAGAGCGCGGCTGAAAAGATCCGGGCCGGGGCGAAACTGGTCCAGGTGTATACCGGTTTTATATATCGGGGGCCGGAACTGATTCGTGAGGCGGTTGATGCTATCCGGAAGGTGAGTGCGGAGAGTTGA
- a CDS encoding M18 family aminopeptidase yields MEHAEFNKDLLKFLDSSPTPWHAVATMKYRLDAAGFEELDERDDWSLARNQGYYVIRNGSSIVAFRTGQNDVTTSGIRMVGAHTDSPCLKVKPNPELRRKGFFQLGVEVYGGVLLNPWFDRDLSLAGRVTVLDENGKVCDTLVDFRKPVAFIPSLAIHLDREANSNRTVNAQTDLPPVLMQVPETDTTSFADLLCQQMASESGMKVRKVLGYELSFYDAREASFVGLRDEFIASARLDNLLSCYVGLQSLLNTSGDEAVLLVCNDHEEVGSMSAEGAQGPFLSAVIDRWCGSGRARAIARSMMISADNAHGIHPNYMDKHDENHGPLLNQGPVIKVNHNQRYATNSRSAAVYRHISDELGLPHQTFVVRSDMGCGSTIGPLTAGNLGVTTLDIGVPQFGMHSIRELIGTEDGYTLFRVLEEFMQREQIF; encoded by the coding sequence ATGGAACACGCTGAATTTAACAAAGACTTGCTGAAATTTCTGGACTCATCGCCAACGCCCTGGCATGCGGTTGCCACCATGAAATACCGGCTGGATGCGGCCGGCTTTGAAGAGCTCGACGAACGGGATGACTGGTCGCTGGCTCGTAATCAGGGTTATTACGTTATCCGGAACGGCTCGTCCATTGTTGCGTTTCGCACAGGACAGAATGATGTAACAACGTCCGGGATCCGCATGGTCGGCGCCCACACGGATAGCCCCTGCCTTAAAGTGAAGCCTAACCCGGAGTTGCGTCGAAAGGGCTTCTTTCAGCTCGGCGTTGAGGTGTATGGCGGTGTTTTGCTGAACCCCTGGTTTGACCGGGATCTTTCACTTGCGGGTAGGGTAACCGTTCTGGATGAAAACGGTAAGGTGTGCGACACACTTGTGGACTTCCGCAAGCCGGTGGCCTTTATCCCTAGCCTGGCCATTCACCTGGATCGGGAGGCAAATAGCAATCGCACGGTGAACGCCCAGACGGATCTACCTCCTGTTCTCATGCAGGTTCCGGAAACCGATACCACCAGCTTTGCTGATCTTCTGTGCCAGCAAATGGCGAGCGAATCCGGTATGAAGGTGCGCAAAGTTTTGGGGTATGAGTTGAGCTTCTATGACGCCCGGGAGGCCTCTTTTGTCGGACTGCGTGATGAGTTTATAGCATCGGCGCGACTGGACAATCTGTTGAGTTGCTATGTTGGCCTTCAGTCTTTGTTGAATACCTCCGGCGACGAGGCTGTGCTGCTCGTGTGTAATGATCACGAAGAGGTCGGGAGCATGTCGGCAGAAGGGGCCCAGGGGCCGTTCCTGTCTGCGGTTATTGATCGCTGGTGTGGTTCCGGCAGAGCTCGGGCGATTGCTCGGTCAATGATGATTTCGGCGGATAATGCCCACGGTATCCATCCCAATTACATGGACAAACACGACGAGAATCACGGTCCCTTATTGAACCAGGGGCCAGTCATCAAGGTTAATCACAACCAGCGCTATGCGACCAATAGCCGATCAGCAGCCGTTTATCGCCACATCAGTGATGAGTTGGGCTTGCCGCACCAGACCTTCGTTGTGCGCAGCGATATGGGCTGTGGAAGCACAATCGGACCGTTGACGGCAGGGAATCTGGGTGTGACTACACTGGATATCGGCGTGCCTCAGTTTGGTATGCACTCAATCCGGGAGCTTATCGGGACTGAGGATGGTTATACTTTGTTCCGGGTGCTTGAAGAATTCATGCAGCGAGAGCAGATTTTCTGA
- a CDS encoding RimK family protein, protein MSRLLIVVDRARDWSPYYPSEDVLTFDQYLELSVPASSRVRVINLCQSAKYLSRGYYCSLLAEARGHHVVPSVMTLNDLSRKGLFSLELEELDDSVINWLEASGAEIDPATDEREATHEVRIRTYFGQAENPDLKPVARALFERFPCPILEIVFKRRKKWQIESMKPAAPADLDEHEQDIFAAAFDRFSSMVWRKPRTRRRYRFDLAVLVNPDEEMPPSDKIALKRFEKAGRKLGINVEQITRRDYMRLPEYDGLFIRETTAIDHHTYRFARRAEAEGMVVIDDPVSILRCTNKVFLADLLKNNKVPTPKTLILSKDQKHAVEQVIEQLGFPVVIKIPDGAFSRGVTKAEDEKTLRAGLRELFKQSALVLAQEYLYTDYDWRIGVLGGRAIYACKYMMVKGHWQIYQHGESSSESGDFETMPTYEVPRNVIQAALNSTRLIGNGLYGVDIKQSGNRVAVIEVNDNPSIDAGVEDRFLGGELYTLIMQEFLSRMEENRRR, encoded by the coding sequence ATGTCCCGTTTGCTCATCGTTGTAGATCGCGCCAGAGACTGGTCGCCTTATTATCCCAGTGAAGATGTACTGACCTTCGATCAGTACCTGGAGCTCTCGGTGCCAGCCTCCAGTCGCGTCCGGGTTATCAATCTGTGCCAGAGTGCGAAATACCTGAGTCGTGGGTATTACTGTTCCTTACTGGCGGAAGCACGCGGCCACCATGTAGTGCCCTCGGTAATGACGCTTAACGATCTGAGCAGAAAGGGGCTGTTCTCGCTGGAGCTGGAAGAGCTTGATGACAGTGTGATCAACTGGCTGGAGGCCTCTGGTGCGGAAATTGATCCGGCAACCGATGAGCGTGAGGCGACCCATGAAGTCAGGATCCGCACCTATTTCGGTCAGGCCGAGAACCCGGACCTGAAGCCTGTGGCGCGGGCGCTGTTTGAGCGTTTTCCCTGTCCGATTCTGGAGATCGTTTTCAAGCGCCGAAAAAAATGGCAGATCGAATCCATGAAGCCTGCGGCGCCTGCGGATCTGGACGAGCACGAACAGGATATCTTTGCGGCGGCTTTTGACCGTTTCAGCAGCATGGTTTGGCGTAAGCCACGAACACGTCGCCGTTACCGTTTTGATCTGGCTGTTCTGGTCAACCCCGATGAGGAGATGCCACCAAGCGACAAAATTGCGCTCAAGCGGTTTGAAAAAGCTGGTCGCAAGCTCGGTATCAATGTCGAGCAGATCACCCGCCGGGACTACATGCGGCTGCCGGAATACGACGGCTTGTTCATCCGGGAGACCACAGCTATTGATCACCACACCTATCGCTTCGCCCGCAGGGCAGAGGCCGAGGGTATGGTCGTGATCGATGACCCTGTGTCGATTCTCCGGTGCACGAATAAGGTGTTTCTGGCGGACTTGCTCAAGAACAACAAGGTACCGACGCCGAAAACCCTGATTCTATCAAAGGATCAGAAGCACGCAGTGGAACAGGTCATTGAGCAGCTCGGTTTCCCTGTCGTCATCAAGATCCCTGATGGCGCATTCTCTCGGGGGGTAACCAAGGCCGAGGATGAAAAAACACTGCGTGCCGGTCTCAGGGAATTGTTCAAACAGTCGGCGCTGGTTCTTGCGCAGGAGTACCTTTACACCGATTACGACTGGCGAATTGGCGTTCTTGGCGGTCGGGCGATCTATGCCTGCAAATACATGATGGTGAAAGGCCACTGGCAGATTTATCAGCATGGGGAGTCCAGCAGCGAGAGTGGTGATTTCGAGACGATGCCAACTTACGAGGTTCCCAGAAATGTCATTCAGGCGGCACTGAATTCCACCCGACTGATTGGAAATGGTTTGTATGGTGTGGATATCAAGCAGTCGGGTAACCGGGTGGCGGTCATTGAGGTAAACGACAATCCGAGTATTGATGCAGGTGTGGAGGATCGCTTCCTCGGAGGCGAGCTCTACACACTGATCATGCAGGAGTTTCTGTCCCGGATGGAGGAAAACCGGCGCCGTTAG
- the rimI gene encoding ribosomal protein S18-alanine N-acetyltransferase gives MPELQLRHATNADLNDLVRLENRCFSEDRISRRSFRRFLEMPRDRLIVASLGEQLVGYCLVLMNAATRLARIYSIAVSPTARGRGAGEKLVREAEREAVEAGRIVMRLEVREDNGPAIALYKRLGYRQFGTLRDYYEDHGNALRFERRILFYEPSRKFPAVPYYPQTTEFSCGPAALIMAMAALDEQQPMTTLEELKLWREATTIFMLAGHGGCGPHGLALAAWHRGFNASAWISKEGALFKDTVRNEDKKRVLELVHEGFLHDIGLTGIDLHHDPLTLEGMETALLEGRIPVILISTWQLNRSRVPHWVTVCAIDDQFVYLHDPEIDVEAGDTVADKQYLPIDRRIFDKMSRYGSLQPLQATVIVGPKRTG, from the coding sequence ATGCCTGAACTTCAGCTCCGACATGCCACCAACGCCGACCTCAACGATCTTGTCCGGCTGGAAAACCGATGCTTTTCAGAGGATCGAATTTCGCGGCGAAGCTTTCGGCGATTCCTGGAGATGCCCCGGGACCGTTTGATCGTAGCCAGCCTCGGGGAGCAGCTTGTGGGCTACTGCCTGGTCCTGATGAATGCCGCCACACGCCTTGCGCGCATATACTCTATTGCAGTATCCCCGACTGCCCGTGGGCGCGGTGCTGGCGAGAAACTGGTGCGAGAGGCCGAGCGGGAAGCGGTGGAAGCAGGGCGCATTGTTATGCGCCTGGAAGTCAGAGAAGACAACGGGCCAGCCATAGCCCTATACAAGCGGCTCGGTTATCGCCAGTTCGGCACGCTCCGGGACTATTACGAGGACCACGGCAATGCTCTGCGCTTTGAGCGGCGTATCCTGTTTTATGAACCGTCCCGGAAATTTCCGGCCGTGCCCTACTATCCGCAAACCACGGAATTTTCATGCGGGCCGGCAGCACTGATCATGGCGATGGCGGCACTCGATGAGCAGCAACCGATGACCACACTGGAAGAGCTTAAGCTCTGGCGGGAGGCCACCACCATCTTCATGCTGGCCGGTCATGGAGGCTGCGGTCCTCACGGACTCGCACTTGCAGCCTGGCATCGCGGATTTAACGCCAGCGCCTGGATCAGCAAAGAGGGTGCCCTGTTCAAGGACACGGTAAGAAACGAGGATAAAAAACGAGTGCTTGAACTGGTGCACGAGGGCTTTCTGCACGACATAGGTCTGACAGGTATCGACCTGCACCACGATCCGCTCACACTTGAAGGAATGGAAACAGCCCTCCTTGAAGGCCGAATCCCGGTTATTCTGATCAGTACCTGGCAGCTCAATCGCAGCCGGGTGCCACACTGGGTAACTGTTTGCGCCATTGATGACCAGTTCGTGTATCTGCACGATCCGGAAATCGATGTAGAGGCTGGAGACACCGTGGCTGACAAACAGTACCTGCCTATCGACCGACGAATCTTCGACAAGATGTCGAGGTACGGCAGCCTCCAGCCCCTGCAGGCTACCGTGATCGTCGGGCCAAAACGCACCGGCTGA
- the rmf gene encoding ribosome modulation factor — translation MKRQKRDMYARAFKRGYLAGVSGKPKDSCPIEQAEVRQEWLNGWREGRTDNWEGMTGVSGIHKLSNVTSA, via the coding sequence ATGAAAAGACAGAAAAGAGACATGTACGCTCGTGCATTCAAGCGGGGTTATCTCGCTGGCGTGTCCGGTAAACCGAAAGACAGCTGCCCGATCGAACAGGCTGAAGTCCGCCAGGAATGGCTGAACGGGTGGCGAGAAGGCCGCACAGATAACTGGGAGGGCATGACCGGCGTTTCCGGCATCCACAAACTTTCCAACGTCACGTCAGCGTGA
- a CDS encoding cation diffusion facilitator family transporter, whose product MEEPVSKAQRHRENLAMEMKAASRVTIIGMILDAVLGVIKVIGGALFHSQALLVDGIHSFSDVASDLVVLGVMRVSRQEPDEDHPYGHQRIETFGTLVLGSILIAVGAALAWENTLRLLEGKADIVPGWPVLVAAALSVLGKEWIYHYTRRVGLAIRSDLIIANAWHSRTDAFSSVVVLVSTFGAMLGFLWMDVLAAVVIALIIIHIGWKFTWDSVKELVDTGLSPEDTEMLKDIARRTDGVRNVHELRSRRMGHDILLDIHLVVRPDISVSEGHQIGMQVVGGMRDALENIRDINFHIDAENDEDHLPTSERLPSREEIRGTLARHVGELPPNTRLRLHYLKNKVHLELFFDTSASDNVLTAERIREALDNYNWFGSARVWVAEPSLQETGA is encoded by the coding sequence ATGGAAGAACCGGTTTCAAAGGCTCAACGCCATCGAGAAAACCTGGCCATGGAAATGAAGGCCGCGTCCAGAGTTACCATTATTGGTATGATTCTTGATGCCGTACTCGGCGTCATTAAGGTCATTGGAGGTGCTCTTTTTCATTCTCAGGCACTGTTGGTGGATGGTATTCACTCATTCAGCGACGTGGCTTCAGACCTCGTGGTTCTTGGTGTCATGCGAGTGTCACGACAGGAGCCGGATGAAGACCACCCGTACGGCCATCAGCGCATTGAGACCTTCGGCACGCTAGTACTCGGCAGCATTCTGATTGCTGTAGGTGCTGCCCTGGCTTGGGAAAATACTCTGAGGCTGCTTGAAGGCAAGGCCGATATCGTGCCTGGATGGCCAGTGCTTGTTGCGGCTGCCCTGTCTGTTCTGGGTAAGGAATGGATTTATCACTATACCCGCCGGGTTGGTCTGGCTATTCGATCCGACCTGATTATTGCCAATGCCTGGCACAGCAGGACGGATGCCTTCTCATCCGTTGTGGTTCTGGTTTCAACGTTTGGCGCAATGCTCGGGTTTCTCTGGATGGACGTGCTGGCAGCCGTTGTTATCGCCCTTATCATTATCCACATCGGCTGGAAATTTACCTGGGACAGCGTAAAGGAACTGGTAGACACCGGGCTGTCTCCGGAAGATACCGAAATGCTCAAAGACATTGCCCGTCGCACCGACGGCGTCCGTAATGTGCATGAACTGCGTAGCCGTCGTATGGGGCATGACATCCTGCTCGACATTCACCTGGTTGTGAGGCCTGACATCAGCGTGTCCGAGGGGCATCAGATCGGCATGCAGGTAGTCGGAGGCATGAGAGATGCGCTGGAGAACATCCGCGACATCAACTTCCACATTGATGCCGAGAATGATGAAGATCACCTGCCCACGTCCGAGCGGCTGCCCTCCCGGGAAGAAATCCGTGGCACGCTGGCTCGGCATGTGGGCGAACTGCCCCCCAATACCCGGCTTCGCCTGCATTATCTGAAAAACAAGGTTCACCTGGAGCTGTTTTTCGATACCTCGGCAAGCGACAACGTGCTGACGGCCGAGCGTATCCGGGAAGCACTTGATAACTATAACTGGTTTGGCAGCGCCCGAGTCTGGGTCGCGGAACCATCACTTCAGGAAACCGGGGCCTAA
- a CDS encoding YheT family hydrolase: MYYRPPPWLRSGHVQSVWPTLFRKVETLSPQPEVIQTDDDDELHLDWYRQGSNRLAIISHGLEGHSRRPYVLGLTRALLIDGWDVLAWNFRSCGGVMNRQPRFYHSGATGDLGRVVRHGLGNGYDTVFLSGFSMGGNLTLLYLAQQGEQIDSRICGAVTYSVPCDLAGSAEVLARPSRKIYMQRFLKDLHWKMQGKAEKFPDLIDVTGFESIRTFREFDDRYTAPLHGFRDARDYWAQCSALGQLRNIRVPALMLNAADDPFLSPACFPESRGILGKHVRLEAPRWGGHVGFVEHARDGYYWSERRAIAFLQGVF; encoded by the coding sequence TTGTACTATCGTCCACCACCCTGGCTCCGTAGCGGGCATGTACAGTCGGTCTGGCCCACTCTGTTTCGCAAGGTCGAGACACTGTCGCCGCAGCCAGAGGTCATTCAGACGGATGACGACGACGAGTTGCACCTTGACTGGTATCGGCAGGGCAGTAACCGCCTTGCCATTATTTCCCATGGTCTTGAGGGCCATAGTCGCCGGCCTTATGTGCTGGGTCTTACCCGGGCACTGCTGATTGACGGCTGGGATGTACTTGCGTGGAATTTCCGCTCCTGTGGCGGTGTGATGAACCGGCAGCCCCGGTTCTATCACAGCGGCGCGACTGGCGACCTGGGCAGGGTTGTAAGGCATGGTCTCGGGAACGGCTACGACACGGTCTTCCTTTCCGGCTTCAGCATGGGTGGGAATCTGACGTTGCTCTACCTTGCTCAGCAGGGGGAGCAGATTGACAGCCGGATATGTGGCGCCGTTACCTACTCTGTACCGTGTGATCTGGCGGGCAGTGCGGAAGTTCTTGCCCGTCCAAGCCGAAAAATATACATGCAGCGTTTCCTGAAGGATCTTCATTGGAAAATGCAGGGAAAAGCGGAGAAGTTTCCGGATTTGATCGATGTTACCGGTTTTGAATCTATCCGCACGTTTCGCGAATTTGATGATCGTTACACGGCGCCGTTGCATGGTTTCCGGGATGCCCGGGATTACTGGGCCCAGTGCTCGGCACTTGGACAGCTCAGGAACATTCGGGTGCCGGCACTGATGCTCAATGCCGCGGACGATCCTTTCCTGTCGCCGGCGTGTTTTCCGGAGTCCCGCGGCATATTGGGAAAACACGTCCGTCTGGAAGCGCCGCGTTGGGGCGGACACGTCGGATTCGTGGAGCATGCCCGGGATGGCTACTACTGGTCGGAGCGCCGGGCCATTGCATTTTTGCAGGGCGTTTTCTGA